In Candidatus Defluviilinea proxima, a single genomic region encodes these proteins:
- a CDS encoding carbohydrate ABC transporter permease: protein MARNKLITRFFQYAILIVMAVFVFVPVIMLLFGALKTRGELMSHPYTPPIPPRWENMAGILQQPAFWQMLRNSLFVMVIVTVTVVVVTSLAAFVFARMDFRGKWLAFNLFTLGLMFPINVAILPVYFVLRQMNLIDNLWGVIVVQIAFQLSGNIMILRGFFTAIPAELQDAAYIDGCTTFDFFWRILLPLAKPALSAVAALTMIVSWNDFLVPLVVLNSEKFYPLPLGTMQFQGQYGSDLSLVSAFIALSALPTIIFYIFAERQIVAGLTAGAVKG from the coding sequence ATGGCCAGAAATAAACTCATAACTCGATTTTTTCAATACGCAATTCTTATCGTCATGGCGGTGTTCGTATTTGTACCGGTGATAATGCTTCTATTCGGTGCGTTGAAAACACGCGGTGAATTGATGTCTCATCCATATACGCCTCCCATCCCACCGCGTTGGGAAAACATGGCTGGCATTTTGCAACAACCTGCCTTTTGGCAGATGTTGCGCAATAGCCTCTTTGTGATGGTTATTGTGACAGTAACTGTGGTGGTGGTGACCAGCCTTGCGGCCTTCGTTTTCGCCCGCATGGACTTCCGCGGTAAATGGTTGGCCTTCAACCTCTTCACCCTCGGGTTGATGTTCCCCATCAATGTTGCCATCCTGCCAGTGTACTTTGTGTTACGGCAAATGAATCTGATTGACAACTTATGGGGTGTCATCGTTGTGCAAATCGCATTCCAGCTTTCTGGCAATATCATGATCTTGCGCGGATTCTTTACAGCGATCCCTGCCGAACTACAGGATGCCGCTTATATTGATGGTTGTACAACCTTCGACTTTTTCTGGCGTATTCTGCTCCCCTTGGCGAAACCAGCATTATCAGCAGTAGCCGCTTTGACGATGATTGTCAGTTGGAACGATTTCCTTGTACCTCTTGTGGTGTTGAACAGTGAAAAGTTCTATCCACTTCCACTGGGTACTATGCAGTTCCAGGGGCAGTACGGTTCAGATCTGTCTTTGGTCTCTGCGTTCATCGCCTTATCTGCTTTACCCACGATCATCTTCTATATATTCGCTGAGCGTCAGATCGTTGCTGGTCTTACAGCAGGCGCTGTCAAAGGATAG
- a CDS encoding extracellular solute-binding protein, whose product MSRKISMFLSLLLIAAFALSACAPKATEAPAATEAPAMTEAPAATEAPAVTEAPAAAEKVTVTWWHITTAEKDKAVWTKLADDYMAANPNVTIEITVLENEAFKTKLTTVMQSGEPPDIFQSWGGGAMNEYATAGLLKDITADLDADGGAWRNTFSPGALGVYSLDGKNYGVPWDMGMVGFWYNKDLFAQAGIDAPPATWSELLEDVKALKAAGITPIAVGEGDKWPGHFWYAYLATRLCGQAGFQAAVARTGSFTDPCFVEAGNKILELSALEPFQDGYLAATYGDEGTAVGNGKAAMELMGQWAPSVQKDNSEDKQGLGDKLSWFPFPAVEGGAGAATDAFGGGNGIAIGKNASPEAIDFAKWLTSADAQVACAKAGFCIPVVKGGEAGMSDPFLITIQKTLSEAQYFQLYYDQALPPATGSVVNDSVQGIFAGTLTPEQAAQAIEDSFAAESK is encoded by the coding sequence ATGTCCCGCAAGATTTCCATGTTTTTAAGCCTCTTGCTGATCGCGGCTTTCGCACTTTCTGCTTGTGCGCCTAAAGCCACAGAGGCCCCTGCTGCTACTGAAGCGCCTGCTATGACCGAAGCGCCTGCTGCTACCGAAGCGCCTGCTGTTACTGAAGCTCCCGCTGCGGCTGAAAAAGTCACCGTCACTTGGTGGCACATCACAACAGCTGAAAAAGATAAGGCTGTTTGGACAAAATTGGCCGATGATTATATGGCTGCCAACCCGAACGTGACCATTGAGATCACCGTTTTGGAGAACGAAGCCTTCAAGACCAAGCTGACCACTGTTATGCAGTCCGGTGAACCCCCTGACATCTTCCAGAGCTGGGGCGGCGGCGCAATGAACGAATACGCAACTGCCGGTTTGCTCAAAGACATCACCGCTGATTTGGATGCCGATGGCGGCGCTTGGCGCAATACCTTCTCCCCCGGTGCCTTGGGTGTGTATTCACTCGATGGCAAGAACTACGGCGTGCCGTGGGATATGGGCATGGTCGGTTTCTGGTACAACAAAGACCTGTTCGCTCAGGCCGGTATCGATGCTCCCCCTGCTACATGGTCTGAATTGCTCGAAGATGTGAAGGCCCTCAAAGCCGCTGGCATTACCCCGATCGCAGTAGGCGAAGGCGATAAGTGGCCCGGTCACTTCTGGTATGCCTATCTTGCCACCCGCCTTTGCGGACAAGCCGGCTTCCAGGCCGCAGTTGCTCGCACCGGCTCCTTCACAGATCCTTGTTTCGTTGAAGCTGGCAATAAGATCTTGGAACTCAGTGCTTTAGAGCCCTTCCAGGATGGTTACCTCGCCGCCACCTATGGTGACGAAGGAACCGCTGTTGGTAACGGCAAGGCTGCCATGGAACTCATGGGTCAGTGGGCCCCCAGCGTTCAGAAAGACAACAGTGAAGACAAGCAAGGCCTCGGCGATAAGTTAAGTTGGTTCCCCTTCCCCGCAGTGGAAGGTGGCGCTGGCGCTGCTACTGATGCATTCGGTGGCGGTAACGGTATTGCCATTGGTAAGAATGCTTCCCCCGAAGCGATTGACTTTGCCAAGTGGTTGACCTCTGCTGATGCCCAGGTTGCTTGTGCCAAAGCTGGTTTCTGTATCCCGGTTGTCAAAGGTGGCGAAGCTGGTATGTCTGATCCGTTTTTGATCACGATCCAGAAGACCCTCTCTGAGGCTCAATACTTCCAACTGTACTACGATCAGGCTCTTCCCCCAGCCACTGGTTCAGTTGTGAACGACAGCGTTCAGGGTATTTTCGCTGGTACATTGACACCTGAACAAGCCGCGCAGGCAATTGAAGATTCGTTTGCGGCAGAATCAAAGTAA
- a CDS encoding pyridoxal phosphate-dependent aminotransferase produces the protein MAQSDPLAYFRLKQIRAARVSEISEATAAAPVPPEERVNFHIGNPLQDVQLSSAFLRIALGIDVHRQDLPDANPDAILEYLGWGSEDKPKLEFLIRAIQKSSPYMPRGGYNRKAPHPLVKSFGKWLENQSDALKYDMGEQSGRREVILASGGIGETLRVILHAISEYLQITPARILIYRHNFPELFTTIPNLIIDRLSDDERLARVEVDEYLKQQPETPTFLLIGGPLTEETRRMLRLLSLERPLFFIEANNAPNRASLAREAKLVHRVIRLLTPAIFASRLHTLSTVFIAGNADFLSVIENVHFKLKGTPSASEIEFLSFLLEQNLAKLPTDSSADIFEDKTWLDEWERGNAAEVTLSKVASRVGAQLDQMVQDSSQSLTRAIAFMDEKTTRASQMIQDRWKAGHIDELADMDSHELLNELILNAHDLEWQGTLQRSFLSQFVKHQNQYRPDACLVASGSSRTALGLLGFHCGITDVVIPDLSWSYEQCFPNVHTVPLTEDLALDVNALIAKIEQLCHLDPQWHERGALAINNPHNATGRIFSEEDVRKLIAYCLEHNIYVIDDLAYQNVAPVDGLPEIKTARQVATDLVRDGILNEADTERVISVHSMSKTDCLAGARLSVVEIREEGLRERFRLLNELIQPNLSAIFICYLFYRGPVESARTYWRLRNKLFKERTQALMTALENLPADRNPFGITIIPPTGSMYPLLHVGRLPDGLSLDWLASSLARRGIGLLPLATFARTEEGFDTGRRTFRLTLGGVDNAATMEVKTRRLLIDLNRLIAEEDARYNRKQLKVRNPSRSGSSVAERLSRWDEISSQLLKQFERNPSFQQLTDLPVVDGNRLRKEFISEYLPERLDVFRTRLADRAMISDELMRRALTEPGTWLVDRLESEFMKDSLARRQRLFHLRNYDRTVHPTQKYSMKAEMAFDLILRALIAKHPVSPALIETAGQEALHEYLGNNVSIDSQLEADEILLDFGSLVASEAYSSLFTDTALKPFLSFWSDWDGSNRPSGQGHRLIAAAVMANVRRMARILDLLREADTHLDIDPNLLIELDRLPQRSQRFTNLLNNITQLTHQLEQRYRGILPFSVDATPLQRLATSLHLRRDPAKTLWQHNDRYEQKMQELRRQRREMLETYFALNKQLRKQLHALLPAIHANRNVEPLLRETVGYSDILQRIVVTPRIHQGMITARDQFAIETTAYNMQEINAIAGKYGNPGMTLALQISMSSKSDALIALDRKMGMQAEHIRRDYADADLPSIWLIPLFEDFDAVTSIPTYLDRIWDYATQSRHTDQTPQKRFTEIMAEVFIAGSDLSQQISQANGAFQYLKAKYGVQAWLAEHGVAESIRIKMGSGEPMQRQGGYYSHVAGQAAFVNTESQKRRLSRNLPGAAQKSADYAVTPLQGVFLGGDLRTFQSNISEEMRFLPVQDLVNLLYHVREAQKTHRENLLRAAETLAESRMSAQSRSVQELERLTIGMPEPLYEGFLQELTEHFRHILYGRPEDVIGIHVISYFFGRSMPQLRDRPTSRPRSASGVDRGQQILANIAEIIPFSKQGSLLRAIAHNQAQTAVLGINQLTTGLFRALEYYAQKALPEAERDSLIAERILPRLPVYEILHTLRIYQDWQSEFLKRIEPAFPAGNSAFVALREDSDAMHRFLPLFQQELLRRHGLNVSDFVSNGVFIPDLLPTLRPDLAVLMQRNLFNTDIDLLLEKPNGKLDDAWLKQTTQLLQLPKQIRYWRSIIWDLMGDSIYQRVQSFTELATALHSFSSTRSFKTSGTTVRGPKLSSTLTGFIRTARSDDEMRQFLTGAVEYLSSFTEGSIEIPVSIIRAMNDVERLAMIEESALSAEKQAVLRCCTLQIARLAGENG, from the coding sequence ATGGCGCAATCTGATCCACTGGCGTATTTTCGCCTGAAGCAGATTCGAGCCGCTCGTGTTTCTGAGATCAGTGAAGCCACGGCGGCTGCACCTGTTCCTCCTGAGGAACGGGTCAATTTTCATATTGGAAATCCACTGCAGGATGTTCAACTTTCTTCGGCGTTCCTGCGCATCGCTTTGGGTATTGATGTCCATCGGCAGGATCTGCCCGATGCAAATCCTGATGCGATCCTTGAGTATTTAGGATGGGGGAGTGAAGACAAGCCGAAGCTCGAATTCCTGATCCGTGCCATTCAAAAGAGTAGTCCGTATATGCCTCGCGGTGGATATAACCGCAAGGCGCCGCATCCGCTTGTGAAATCGTTTGGCAAGTGGCTGGAGAATCAGAGCGACGCTTTAAAGTACGATATGGGCGAGCAATCGGGGCGGCGCGAAGTGATCCTTGCTTCGGGTGGTATCGGCGAGACATTGCGCGTCATCTTACATGCCATCTCTGAGTATTTGCAGATCACGCCAGCTCGTATCCTGATCTATCGTCATAATTTCCCAGAATTATTCACCACGATCCCCAACCTTATCATTGATCGCCTATCCGACGATGAGCGGTTGGCTCGTGTGGAAGTGGATGAATATCTCAAGCAACAGCCTGAAACGCCGACCTTTCTTTTAATTGGCGGTCCACTGACGGAAGAGACTCGCCGTATGTTGCGGCTTTTGAGTCTGGAACGTCCTTTATTCTTTATCGAAGCAAATAATGCGCCTAATCGGGCGTCGCTGGCTCGTGAAGCAAAGTTGGTGCATCGTGTCATCCGTTTGTTGACGCCTGCCATCTTTGCATCACGTTTGCATACATTGTCTACAGTTTTCATTGCGGGCAATGCAGACTTTCTGAGTGTTATTGAGAACGTTCACTTTAAATTGAAGGGGACACCGTCCGCTTCTGAAATTGAATTTTTGAGTTTCCTGCTGGAACAGAATCTTGCCAAACTTCCCACAGACTCTTCTGCCGATATATTTGAAGATAAAACATGGCTGGATGAATGGGAGCGAGGCAACGCCGCTGAAGTGACTCTTTCTAAAGTGGCGTCACGAGTCGGCGCTCAACTCGATCAGATGGTGCAGGATAGTTCCCAGTCCCTGACACGTGCCATCGCTTTCATGGATGAGAAAACAACCAGAGCCTCCCAAATGATCCAAGACCGATGGAAGGCTGGGCATATCGATGAACTGGCAGACATGGACAGCCATGAACTGCTGAATGAATTGATCCTCAACGCTCACGACCTTGAGTGGCAGGGAACTCTACAACGCAGTTTCCTCAGTCAGTTCGTGAAGCACCAAAATCAATATCGTCCCGATGCGTGTTTGGTGGCGAGCGGTTCCTCCCGCACGGCGCTGGGCTTGCTCGGTTTCCACTGTGGCATCACCGATGTGGTCATCCCTGATCTGAGTTGGTCTTACGAACAGTGTTTCCCCAATGTGCATACCGTCCCGCTCACCGAAGACCTCGCGTTGGATGTGAATGCTCTCATTGCGAAGATCGAACAACTTTGTCATCTTGATCCGCAGTGGCACGAACGTGGCGCGCTGGCGATCAATAATCCGCATAATGCCACGGGTAGAATTTTCTCTGAAGAAGACGTCCGCAAGTTGATCGCGTATTGTCTCGAACACAATATCTACGTCATTGACGATCTTGCTTATCAAAACGTCGCGCCTGTAGACGGGTTGCCTGAGATCAAGACCGCTCGTCAGGTGGCGACCGATCTTGTGCGTGACGGCATCCTCAATGAAGCCGATACTGAACGAGTGATCAGTGTTCATTCGATGTCAAAGACCGATTGTTTGGCAGGAGCCAGACTATCGGTAGTCGAGATCCGTGAAGAGGGATTAAGAGAACGCTTCAGACTCCTGAATGAACTGATCCAGCCCAATCTGTCCGCTATTTTCATCTGTTACCTTTTCTACCGAGGTCCCGTGGAAAGCGCTCGCACGTACTGGCGTCTGCGCAACAAACTTTTCAAAGAACGCACGCAAGCTCTGATGACCGCGCTTGAAAATTTGCCAGCCGACCGCAATCCTTTCGGTATCACCATCATCCCACCGACGGGAAGTATGTATCCCTTGTTGCACGTGGGGCGTTTGCCAGACGGGCTGTCGCTGGATTGGCTGGCTTCCTCACTGGCACGGCGTGGCATCGGGCTTCTCCCGTTGGCAACTTTCGCTCGCACTGAAGAAGGGTTTGATACGGGACGAAGAACTTTCCGCTTAACTTTGGGCGGTGTGGATAATGCCGCCACGATGGAAGTCAAGACCCGCCGTCTGTTGATCGACCTCAATCGTCTGATCGCAGAAGAAGATGCTCGCTACAACCGCAAGCAGTTGAAGGTTCGCAATCCTTCTCGCAGTGGGAGCAGTGTTGCAGAGCGATTGTCTCGATGGGACGAGATTTCCAGTCAGTTACTCAAACAATTTGAACGTAACCCATCCTTCCAGCAATTGACCGACCTGCCTGTAGTGGACGGTAACCGTCTGCGAAAAGAATTCATCTCTGAATATCTCCCCGAACGCTTGGATGTCTTCCGCACTCGCCTCGCAGATCGTGCCATGATCAGCGATGAACTGATGCGCAGGGCGTTGACTGAACCTGGTACGTGGCTCGTTGACCGACTGGAAAGCGAGTTCATGAAAGATTCGCTCGCGCGTCGCCAGCGTTTGTTCCACCTCCGCAATTACGACCGCACCGTTCACCCGACCCAAAAGTATTCGATGAAAGCTGAGATGGCGTTTGATCTCATCCTGCGGGCGTTGATCGCCAAACACCCCGTTTCACCTGCGCTGATCGAAACGGCAGGGCAGGAGGCGCTCCATGAATACTTGGGAAATAACGTCAGCATCGACTCCCAACTCGAAGCGGACGAGATCTTGCTCGACTTCGGCTCGCTCGTTGCGAGCGAGGCGTACTCATCATTATTTACAGACACAGCGCTGAAACCGTTCCTCTCCTTCTGGAGCGATTGGGATGGAAGCAACCGCCCATCGGGTCAGGGACATCGCCTGATTGCCGCCGCTGTTATGGCAAATGTCCGCCGCATGGCACGCATCCTCGACCTTCTTCGAGAAGCTGATACACATCTTGATATTGATCCCAACCTCTTGATCGAGTTGGACCGTCTGCCGCAACGCAGTCAGCGCTTTACCAATCTGCTCAACAACATCACACAGTTGACCCACCAACTCGAACAACGGTATCGAGGCATCCTGCCGTTCTCTGTGGATGCCACTCCGCTTCAGCGGCTTGCCACAAGTCTGCATCTGCGTCGAGATCCTGCAAAAACGCTTTGGCAACACAACGACCGCTATGAACAAAAAATGCAGGAGCTCCGCCGTCAACGCAGGGAGATGCTCGAAACCTACTTCGCATTGAACAAGCAGTTGCGCAAGCAACTCCATGCGTTGCTCCCTGCCATCCATGCCAACCGCAACGTCGAGCCGTTGTTGCGTGAAACGGTTGGATACTCCGATATTTTGCAACGCATTGTGGTCACGCCGCGCATTCATCAGGGCATGATCACAGCACGAGACCAATTCGCTATTGAAACGACCGCCTACAACATGCAGGAGATCAATGCCATCGCTGGCAAATACGGCAACCCTGGCATGACCCTCGCATTACAGATCAGCATGTCATCCAAATCAGATGCGTTGATCGCACTCGACCGCAAAATGGGGATGCAGGCAGAGCACATCCGCCGTGACTATGCAGATGCGGATCTTCCTTCCATCTGGCTGATCCCGTTATTCGAAGACTTTGACGCTGTAACAAGCATTCCCACCTACCTCGATCGCATCTGGGATTACGCCACCCAAAGCCGCCACACTGACCAGACCCCGCAGAAACGATTTACCGAGATCATGGCTGAAGTGTTCATCGCGGGTTCAGACCTGAGTCAACAGATCAGTCAGGCGAATGGAGCGTTCCAATATCTCAAAGCCAAGTATGGCGTGCAGGCATGGCTGGCGGAACACGGCGTCGCTGAATCCATCCGCATCAAAATGGGAAGCGGCGAACCGATGCAACGTCAGGGTGGCTATTATTCACACGTGGCGGGTCAGGCGGCATTCGTCAACACCGAGAGTCAGAAGCGACGCTTATCTCGCAACTTGCCAGGTGCCGCCCAAAAGAGCGCCGACTACGCAGTGACTCCGTTACAGGGCGTTTTCCTCGGTGGCGATCTGCGCACCTTCCAAAGCAATATCTCAGAAGAAATGCGATTCCTGCCTGTGCAAGATTTGGTCAACCTGCTGTACCACGTCCGTGAGGCACAAAAGACACATCGTGAGAATCTATTGCGTGCCGCAGAGACTCTCGCCGAAAGCCGCATGAGCGCACAAAGCCGCAGTGTGCAGGAACTCGAACGCCTCACCATCGGAATGCCCGAACCTCTTTACGAAGGCTTCCTGCAAGAACTCACTGAACATTTCCGCCACATCCTTTATGGACGCCCCGAAGATGTGATCGGTATTCATGTCATTTCATATTTCTTCGGGCGCTCCATGCCTCAGTTGCGTGACCGTCCCACCTCACGCCCTCGATCTGCTTCGGGTGTTGACCGAGGTCAGCAAATTTTGGCGAACATTGCCGAGATCATTCCCTTCTCCAAGCAGGGGAGTCTCTTGCGGGCGATCGCTCACAATCAAGCGCAAACGGCTGTGCTCGGAATCAACCAACTCACCACAGGCTTATTCCGTGCGCTGGAATACTACGCTCAAAAAGCGCTCCCTGAAGCTGAGCGTGACAGTCTGATCGCTGAACGCATCTTGCCACGTCTGCCTGTCTATGAGATTCTGCACACGCTCCGCATCTATCAGGATTGGCAGAGCGAGTTCCTCAAACGCATCGAACCCGCATTCCCTGCTGGCAACTCCGCTTTTGTGGCATTGCGTGAAGATAGCGATGCCATGCATCGCTTCCTGCCGCTCTTCCAGCAGGAGCTTTTGCGCCGACATGGTTTGAACGTCAGCGATTTTGTTTCCAACGGCGTCTTCATCCCTGACCTCTTGCCAACTCTGCGCCCTGACCTTGCCGTATTGATGCAACGCAACCTTTTCAACACGGACATTGATCTTTTACTGGAAAAACCCAACGGCAAACTGGATGATGCCTGGCTCAAACAGACGACTCAACTCCTTCAACTGCCCAAGCAGATTCGTTACTGGCGTTCGATCATTTGGGATTTGATGGGCGACTCGATCTATCAACGCGTCCAAAGCTTTACGGAGTTGGCGACCGCCTTACATTCCTTCTCTTCGACTCGCTCGTTCAAAACCTCAGGGACAACTGTTCGCGGTCCGAAATTATCATCCACGCTGACAGGTTTCATCCGCACCGCTCGCTCGGATGATGAGATGCGTCAATTCCTGACTGGCGCTGTTGAATACCTCAGCTCCTTCACGGAAGGAAGTATCGAGATTCCCGTCAGTATTATCCGCGCGATGAACGATGTGGAGCGCCTTGCGATGATCGAAGAAAGTGCCTTATCTGCTGAAAAGCAGGCTGTGTTGAGGTGTTGTACGTTACAGATCGCCCGTCTAGCGGGGGAGAATGGATAG
- a CDS encoding sugar ABC transporter permease, whose protein sequence is MQQIPSIPNIFKLSRGSGSPRRSEDNLTIFLFLLPAVALFLVFVVYPIIQSIYYSFFSWKGFGPAVDFVGLDNFKNIMTDKVFLKALKNAILIIVFSLALQLPLSLLLAVLVGRDLPGRVFFRTIFFMPYVLSEVITALMWLFIYNPDPERGFVNAVIVFFGGSAQTWLAKPDLVMGSIFVALTWKYFGFHMLLFMTGLQNIPEEIEEAGRIDGANIFQNFWYITLPLLGSTLRTSVYLSVLGSIQQFILVWIMTKGGPVNASETLATYMYRFGFVRFQLGYGSAVAIYMFIFCLTFSLIYQRLTRQPDYLTGL, encoded by the coding sequence ATGCAACAAATCCCTTCAATTCCAAATATATTCAAATTGAGCCGTGGTTCAGGTTCTCCACGCAGGTCTGAAGATAACCTGACTATCTTCCTGTTCCTGTTGCCTGCGGTGGCTCTATTTTTGGTTTTCGTGGTATATCCGATAATTCAATCGATATATTACAGCTTTTTTAGTTGGAAAGGTTTTGGCCCTGCTGTTGACTTTGTAGGGCTTGATAATTTCAAGAACATTATGACCGACAAAGTGTTCTTGAAAGCCCTTAAGAACGCAATCTTAATCATCGTTTTTTCTTTGGCTCTCCAACTGCCGCTATCGCTTTTACTCGCTGTGTTAGTGGGGCGTGATCTTCCTGGGCGCGTCTTTTTCCGCACGATCTTTTTTATGCCCTATGTGTTGTCAGAAGTTATTACAGCACTGATGTGGCTATTCATCTATAACCCTGATCCAGAGCGCGGTTTTGTTAATGCGGTGATAGTCTTTTTCGGAGGCTCGGCACAAACCTGGCTTGCAAAACCGGACCTTGTTATGGGATCCATATTTGTCGCATTGACATGGAAATATTTTGGCTTCCATATGTTGTTGTTTATGACCGGCTTGCAGAACATCCCCGAAGAGATCGAAGAAGCTGGCCGCATCGATGGTGCCAACATCTTCCAGAACTTTTGGTATATCACTTTGCCGCTTTTGGGAAGCACGCTTCGCACTTCCGTATATCTTTCCGTACTTGGCTCGATCCAGCAATTCATTCTAGTTTGGATCATGACCAAGGGCGGGCCCGTCAATGCCAGTGAAACGCTTGCGACCTATATGTATCGCTTTGGCTTTGTTCGCTTCCAGCTTGGATATGGGTCTGCTGTGGCGATCTACATGTTTATTTTCTGTCTGACGTTTTCTCTGATTTATCAGCGACTAACACGCCAGCCAGATTATCTTACCGGACTATAA
- a CDS encoding LacI family DNA-binding transcriptional regulator, which yields MRKKKRTVTIQDVAKTAGVSVSTVSRVLNGKVDVASETQNRILSVIEDMGYTTNLAARSMRSQKKNLIGLIMPDIAYPFAIEVMKGVNRAIAESDFDLLVYTTGDVRKSGRAFHEQKYVSLLTNSISDGVLLVAPVAGEFNIDAPIVSIDPLVSNPNYPSVHATNYQGALDTMEYLLGLGHKRIGYISGRAELESSNRRLMGYRAALEKAGIPVDESLIASGDYTTATGVDGARELLGLKNPPTAIFSSNDQMAMGVFQVAEEMGLRIPDDLSVAGFDNIAESRYMGLTTVDQFISEMGYVATQMLLKLINGEKLETETYRMQTRLVIRSSCSAMAMVAV from the coding sequence ATGCGGAAGAAAAAGCGAACGGTGACAATTCAGGATGTGGCCAAAACCGCTGGTGTCTCGGTTTCTACCGTTTCGCGTGTTTTAAATGGGAAGGTGGATGTGGCAAGTGAGACGCAGAACCGCATCCTTTCCGTGATTGAGGATATGGGGTACACCACTAACCTTGCCGCTCGTAGTATGCGGAGCCAGAAAAAGAACCTAATTGGGCTGATCATGCCGGATATCGCCTATCCATTCGCAATCGAGGTAATGAAAGGGGTGAACCGTGCGATTGCTGAATCTGATTTTGACCTGTTGGTGTATACAACGGGTGATGTAAGAAAAAGCGGGCGAGCCTTTCACGAACAAAAGTATGTTTCTTTATTGACGAATTCAATATCAGATGGTGTTCTTCTCGTTGCGCCCGTTGCTGGGGAGTTTAACATTGACGCGCCAATCGTTTCCATTGACCCTCTTGTCAGTAACCCAAATTATCCATCAGTCCATGCGACCAACTATCAAGGTGCTTTGGATACGATGGAATATTTACTCGGATTAGGGCACAAGCGTATTGGGTATATCAGTGGTCGTGCAGAATTGGAAAGTTCAAATCGTCGTCTAATGGGGTATCGAGCGGCCCTTGAGAAGGCGGGGATTCCTGTTGATGAAAGTTTGATCGCATCTGGTGATTACACAACTGCAACTGGTGTGGACGGCGCGCGTGAACTTCTTGGACTTAAAAACCCCCCTACAGCAATTTTTTCGTCCAACGATCAGATGGCTATGGGTGTGTTCCAGGTTGCTGAGGAGATGGGACTGCGAATCCCAGATGATTTATCGGTTGCGGGCTTCGACAATATCGCCGAATCCAGGTATATGGGACTGACGACAGTCGATCAGTTCATTTCTGAGATGGGATATGTGGCGACGCAGATGTTATTGAAGCTTATTAATGGTGAAAAACTGGAAACTGAGACTTATAGGATGCAAACCCGCCTGGTTATTCGTAGTTCATGTAGTGCAATGGCGATGGTTGCAGTTTGA